The genomic segment AGCCCTTTTTCCAGGCAACGTTTTATTACTTGTTGGTTGATAGTTTCATTCTCAAACTGAACCGCTATTAAAAGGCCAGCATGTCTGATTTCCTTCACTGTTTCGATATCCTTTAATCCTTCGATGAACAAATCAGCTTTGGCTTTCACATCAGAGATCAGGTTTTCTTTGATGATTACGTTAAGGTTGGCCAGGGCTGCTGCACAACTCAACGGATGACCTCCAAAAGTAGTGATATGGCCAAGCACAGGATCATGGCTAAGGCATTGCATAATTTCTGCGGAAGCGATAAATGCTCCAAGCGGCAAGCCACCTCCAAAAGCTTTTGCCAGCAGGATGATGTCAGGCGTAACTCCGTAGCCTTCAAATGCAAACATGCTTCCGGTGCGACCCATCCCGGTCTGGATTTCATCAAAAATCAGCAGACTTCCCGTTTCATCGCACTTTTCACGAAGTGATATTAAATATTCCTGCGTTGCCGGGACGATCCCAGCTTCTCCCTGAACCGGTTCGATGATCACACAGGCCGTTTGCTTGGTGATCAGACTAAGATCATTGAAATTATTAAACTCTAAATGTTTTATTGAAGGAAGTAATGGCCTGAACCGTTGTTTAAGATCCTCGCTGCCTGTAACGCTCAACGCCCCATGAGTACTTCCATGATAGGCGTTTTTGAAGGCAATGATTTCATGCCGGCCGGTGCAACGCTTTGCGAGTTTCAGGGCGCCTTCCACCGCTTCGCTTCCTGAATTTACAAAATAGGCAGTATCCAGTGAAGACGGCAATAATTCAGCCAGGCGTGCAGCCAGCTTTACCTGTGGTTCCTGGATTAACTCCCCAAACACCATCACGTGTAAGTGCTTGTCGAGTTGGGCTTTTATCGCCTTTATTACTTCAGGGTGGCGGTGACCTGTGCTGCTAACCGATATGCCCGAGATCAGATCCATGAATCTTTTGCCGTTGGTATCATAAAGGTAGCATCCTTCAGCACATTTAATTTCAAGCGCCAACGGTTCAGGAGAGGTTTGTGCCAGGTGCTGGTAAAAGCTGTTTTTATTCGTTAGCATAATTTTATGTTTCCGTAAATGTTAATGCAAAGTTAAAAGAATGCCCTGGTTGAAAACTGATTGTTTTTTTATTGGCGACAAACAGTAATTCTTTTTATTATTGCAGCCACATTCAAGTTGGGGATTTCAACTGCAAATATGGGCAAAACCCTGCAAGATAAGGTTGTCATTATCACCGGTGCTTCATCAGGAATTGGTGAAGCGCTTGCTTATGCTGTTGCAGCAGAGGGCGCAAAAGTTGTGATTACGGCCAGAAATATCAACAACCTTCAGAAAATTGCCTCCGTACTATCAGAAAAAGGCACAGAGGTTTTAACCGTTCAGACCGATGTTTCAGTTGAAGACGACTGCCGCCAACTCATTGAAAAAACAATTTCCCGCTTCAGAAGCATTGATGTGCTCATTAATAATGCCGGTATATCAATGCGGGCAATTTTTTCCGAACTCAACCTGGATGTGATCAGGAAGCTGATGGATGTGAATTTCTGGGGTACGGTGTATTGTACGAAATTCGCGATGCCTTATTTACTTTCAAGCAAAGGATCGGTGGTTGGTGTGATTTCCATTGCAGGCCATGTTGGGCTTCCGGGGCGTACAGCTTATTCGGCCTCAAAGTTTGCGGTTCGTGGTTTCATGGATGCTTTGCGGTCGGAAAATCTTAAAACCGGACTGCATGTAATGCTTGTTGCACCTGGGTTTACAGCATCAAATATCCGGAATGTGGCGCTTACTTCCGATGGCAGTCCGCAGGGAGAGAGTCCACGGGATGAAAAAAAGATGATGAGCGCCGAAGCCGTTGCAAACTATATTGTTAAAGGAATTGTTAAGAAACAGAAGAATATTGTACTAACTTTTAAAGAGGGCAAACTGACGGTGTTTCTCAATAAATTGTTTCCTTCGCTGGTCTCCAGGCT from the Bacteroidales bacterium genome contains:
- a CDS encoding SDR family oxidoreductase: MQDKVVIITGASSGIGEALAYAVAAEGAKVVITARNINNLQKIASVLSEKGTEVLTVQTDVSVEDDCRQLIEKTISRFRSIDVLINNAGISMRAIFSELNLDVIRKLMDVNFWGTVYCTKFAMPYLLSSKGSVVGVISIAGHVGLPGRTAYSASKFAVRGFMDALRSENLKTGLHVMLVAPGFTASNIRNVALTSDGSPQGESPRDEKKMMSAEAVANYIVKGIVKKQKNIVLTFKEGKLTVFLNKLFPSLVSRLAFDHMAKEPDSPFR
- a CDS encoding aspartate aminotransferase family protein, coding for MLTNKNSFYQHLAQTSPEPLALEIKCAEGCYLYDTNGKRFMDLISGISVSSTGHRHPEVIKAIKAQLDKHLHVMVFGELIQEPQVKLAARLAELLPSSLDTAYFVNSGSEAVEGALKLAKRCTGRHEIIAFKNAYHGSTHGALSVTGSEDLKQRFRPLLPSIKHLEFNNFNDLSLITKQTACVIIEPVQGEAGIVPATQEYLISLREKCDETGSLLIFDEIQTGMGRTGSMFAFEGYGVTPDIILLAKAFGGGLPLGAFIASAEIMQCLSHDPVLGHITTFGGHPLSCAAALANLNVIIKENLISDVKAKADLFIEGLKDIETVKEIRHAGLLIAVQFENETINQQVIKRCLEKGLITDWFLFRPDALRIAPPLTISHKEIDSAVKILREAIREVAG